The Desulfuromonas sp. sequence GACCCCTTTAACTTCCTTTCAGCCGCCGGGCGAGTTCACGGATATGCTCAGGCCCGACCTCGCAACACCCGCCAACGATCACTGCCCCTTGTTGCACCCAGCCATCGACGAAATCGGCGTAGGTCGCCGGACCGAGATTCGACCGCTTATGCAGGACGTCGACCGCTGCGTCTTCGACCAGGAAATCTTCGTTGATTTTGACAAATCCATTCGCATAAGCGCCAACCGGTCGGTCAATCGTGACCAGGAGCGGCATCGCCTGGTCGACCGCTTCCGGCACCGAACAATTGACCAGCAGCGCTTCGATTTTGAATTCGTCCAATAACGGCAACACATTGACCACCGGTTCTCCCGAGCGCAGCCGGGTGCCATCGGCATCATCAACCGTCACCGCCAGCCAGACCGGTTTGCTGACAGAAGTCGCCCCCATAACGGCGCCGCGTGCCTGGTCGACCGAGGCCATCGACTCGCAGAGGATGGCATCGACGTACGGTTCCTGCAGCCGGGCAATCTCGGCATAAATCTCGGCCGCCTGCTCAGGCGGCGGGGCACTGTCAGGGCGATAGGATCCACCAATCGGCCCCAGGGAACCGGCCA is a genomic window containing:
- a CDS encoding homocysteine S-methyltransferase, whose product is MNPTLLDGGLGQELTARSGKRPTGLWSAQVQVDSPDLVQQVHRDYFRAGADVATTNSYAIHRDRLVRYGLEAQFADLHRQACQLAVAARDEHGHGLVAGSLGPIGGSYRPDSAPPPEQAAEIYAEIARLQEPYVDAILCESMASVDQARGAVMGATSVSKPVWLAVTVDDADGTRLRSGEPVVNVLPLLDEFKIEALLVNCSVPEAVDQAMPLLVTIDRPVGAYANGFVKINEDFLVEDAAVDVLHKRSNLGPATYADFVDGWVQQGAVIVGGCCEVGPEHIRELARRLKGS